The DNA window GATGATCGAGGGCGGGATCACCTGACCGAGCGTGCCGGAGGCACAGATCAGCCCCGCCGCCAGCCGCTTGTCGATCCCGGCCGAGCGCATCGCGGGCAGAGAGATCAGCACCAGCATGACCACCGTCGCCCCGATGATGCCGGTCGAGGCCGCTATCAGCGCCGAGAAGGCCAGCACGCTCAGCCCCATGCCGCGCGGCGAGCCGCGTGTCAGGCGGCCGAGCACGCCCAGCATGCGCTCGGCAAGCTGCGCGCGTTCGAGCAGCACCCCCATCAGCACGAAGAGCGGCACCGCCATCAGCAGCCGGTTCGACATCACGCCCCAGACCCGGCCCGGGAAGAAGTTGAGGAAACTCAGGTCGAACAGCCCGAAGGCCGAGGCGATCAGCGCGGTCACGAGCGGCACGCCCGCGATCGCCAGCATCGCCGGGATGCCGCTGAGAATGCCGCCGAACAGCCCGAGCAGCAGCGCCAGCAGCACGCCTTCCTGCCCCGTCATAGGGTCTCCTGCATGTCTTTGCCTCGCTCGGCCGGTTTCACGATCATCGCGATCCCCTGCAGGATCATCAGCGTCGAGGCCAGCGGCAGGGTCGATTTGACGATGAAGAGCCCGTCCAGACCGCCGGTCTCGATCGCGCCCTCGCGGATCGACCAGGAATAGGAGAGATCGGGCCAGAATGCCCGGATCATCAGCCCGAAAACCGGGATCAGGAAGACCAGCACGGCGACGATGTCGGCAATGCGGATATAGCGCGGCGACAGCCGTTCGGAGAAGACCTCGACCCGGACATGGCCGCCGCGCGCCAGCGTGACCGGAATGCTGAAGACCAGAAGGCTCGCGAAGGCATAATCGGCGGCGTTCTGGAACTGGATCGAGCCGGTGCCGAAGCCGTAGCGCAGGATCACGATGGCCAGGGTCGACCCGGTCAGGAACAGGGCCGCCGCCACGCAATAGGCCAGCGTGGCACGGTCGAGCCAGTTGCAGAGCCTGAGATAGGCGGTGAGGGGCGCGGCGCGTTTCATTGGTCCGGGGCCTTGCCACAGTCGGGGCCGAACCGCAATTGGCGATCTGGACAGGACGGGGCGAAGCAGGTCCTGCCCGGGCCGGTGGCGCAAGTTCGGCCGAAGAACTTGCCCCTATGACAATATACCGTCTGGCGGCGGGCTGGCGATGCTTTATCCTGCAGCGCCGCGAGAGCCAGGCAGGACCGTCAGGCAGGACCGAGCGAGGACAGGAGGGCGCGATGGCGACCAGGATAGTGGTTCTGGGGGGTGGTTTCGGGGGCATGTATGCAGCCCGCGCGCTGCGTCGCCAGTTCGGCCGCAAGGCCGAGATCGAGGTGATCAACGCCCAGAACTATTTCGTCTTCCAGCCGCTTCTGCCCGAAGTGGCGGGCGGTTCGATCACGCCCGCCCATGCGGTCTCGCCGCTGCGGTTCATCCTCGACGGCATCTTCGTGCGCAAGGCCGTGGTCGACAGCGTCGATTTCGAGCGCAAGGTGGTGACCGTTTTCCAGGGCATCCAGCGGCGCCCGACCGAGGTCGGCTATGACCATCTGGTGATCGCGCTGGGCCAGGGCACCGACTTTTCGCGGATGCCGGGGCTCGAGGAACATGCGCTGAAGATGAAGACGCTCGAGGATGCGCGCCGCCTGCGCGGCCATATCATCGAGCAGCTCGAACATGCCCAGGTGACCGAACTGCCCGACACCAAGCGCGGCGCGCTGACCTTCACCGTGGTCGGCGGCGGCTTCTCGGGGGTCGAGACGGTCGGCGAGATGAAGGAGATGATCGACCGCTCGCTGCGCTTCTACCCCAAGATCGACCCGTCCGAGGTGCGGGTGCAGCTGATCGAGTTCGCGCCGCGTATCCTGAACGAGATGCCCAGGCCTCTGGCCGATTACGCGGTGGGCCATCTCGAGCGCCACGGCATCGAGATCAAGCTGGGCACCGGTGTGAAAAGCGCCACCCACCGCCAGCTGGTCACCACCACGGGCGAGGTGATCGACACCCGCACCATCGTCGCCACCATCGGCAATGCGCCTCTGCCGGTGGTGCAGCGGATGGGGCTGACGCTTGAGAAGGGGCGAATCCCGGTCGACCGGATGCTGCGGGTGGCGGGCCTCGACGGGGTCTGGGCGCTGGGCGACTGCGCGCTGATCCCGCTGAAGGAGGGCGCCTCGGAACGGGCCGATTTCGCCCCGCCGACCGCGCAATTCGCGGTGCGCGAGGCCAAGCGGGTTGCCCGGAACATCGCGGCCACGGTCAGGGGGCGCGCGCCGAAGCCCTTCGCCTATGCTTCGCGCGGGGCGCTGGCCTCGCTGGGCGCCAAGCGCGGCGTCGCCAATGTCTTCGGTCGCAACATCACCGGTTTTCCCGCCTGGTTCATCTGGCGGTCCTATTACCTGGCGCTCCTGCCCGGCATCGGCACCCGCATCCGGGTGATGATCAACTGGTCGCTCGACATGCTGGGCGCGCGCAGCCTGGTGCAGCTGAAATTCTACGGCAAGCCGCCGCTGCGCTATGTCTATTACCGTGCGGGCGACCGTATCTACAATGCGGGCGACCGCTCGGACGGGTTCTACACGGTGATTTCGGGCACCGTCGAGATGGAGCGGCCCGACGAGACCGACGCCGGGACCGGCGCCATGACGACCCGCGTAATCGGCCCGGGCGGGCATTTCGGCGAAAGGCTGATCCTCGGGGCGACCCGGCGCCGGACCACGGTGCGCGCCAGGGAAGATTGCAAGGTGCTGGTCATGAACCGCGAGGAGTTCATGATGCTGGCCGAAGGCTTCTCGGCCTTCCGCGACTATTTCCGGCCCTATATGGAAAAACGCGGTGTCGCGCTTCCCGATGGGGATGAAAAGGACGGCAGATAGGTCCGGACCCGTCTGAAAAGACGGCTTGGTCGCAGGTTTCGGGCCGTAAAGGCGATTTGGAGCCCCGTCGCGGCCCGGTTGTGGCCGGG is part of the Rhodovulum sp. MB263 genome and encodes:
- a CDS encoding TRAP transporter small permease subunit, translated to MKRAAPLTAYLRLCNWLDRATLAYCVAAALFLTGSTLAIVILRYGFGTGSIQFQNAADYAFASLLVFSIPVTLARGGHVRVEVFSERLSPRYIRIADIVAVLVFLIPVFGLMIRAFWPDLSYSWSIREGAIETGGLDGLFIVKSTLPLASTLMILQGIAMIVKPAERGKDMQETL
- a CDS encoding FAD-dependent oxidoreductase — translated: MATRIVVLGGGFGGMYAARALRRQFGRKAEIEVINAQNYFVFQPLLPEVAGGSITPAHAVSPLRFILDGIFVRKAVVDSVDFERKVVTVFQGIQRRPTEVGYDHLVIALGQGTDFSRMPGLEEHALKMKTLEDARRLRGHIIEQLEHAQVTELPDTKRGALTFTVVGGGFSGVETVGEMKEMIDRSLRFYPKIDPSEVRVQLIEFAPRILNEMPRPLADYAVGHLERHGIEIKLGTGVKSATHRQLVTTTGEVIDTRTIVATIGNAPLPVVQRMGLTLEKGRIPVDRMLRVAGLDGVWALGDCALIPLKEGASERADFAPPTAQFAVREAKRVARNIAATVRGRAPKPFAYASRGALASLGAKRGVANVFGRNITGFPAWFIWRSYYLALLPGIGTRIRVMINWSLDMLGARSLVQLKFYGKPPLRYVYYRAGDRIYNAGDRSDGFYTVISGTVEMERPDETDAGTGAMTTRVIGPGGHFGERLILGATRRRTTVRAREDCKVLVMNREEFMMLAEGFSAFRDYFRPYMEKRGVALPDGDEKDGR